Proteins encoded in a region of the Populus alba chromosome 13, ASM523922v2, whole genome shotgun sequence genome:
- the LOC118060814 gene encoding alpha-crystallin domain-containing protein 22.3 isoform X2 — MASPYRASDIRRGNSVPKPINPHQQVLEVAPLNSVPYIGPPAPFGDRVGSSTPGVQSQTHRVESPTQGDVDAKPAEAGPSMVFFPSQTTQKVLDDIMDSARSGIGLAGSAATGNVGPIVGAMDIGESDDAYLFRVSLPGVSRDENFSCDIDTDGTVFIKGVTTTGESTVCKHSQIFRMQTRNLCPPGHFSITFQLPGPVDRQQFKGNFGIDGMLEGIVKKR, encoded by the exons ATGGCTTCTCCATACAG GGCTTCTGACATACGAAGAGGGAATAGTGTACCCAAGCCCATAAATCCTCATCAGCAGGTCCTTGAGGTGGCACCTCTCAACAGTGTGCCATATATTGGTCCTCCTGCTCCATTTGGTGATAGGGTTGGATCTTCAACCCCTGGAGTTCAATCTCAAACGCACAGGGTAGAATCTCCAACCCAAGGGGATGTGGATGCTAAACCTGCAGAAGCTGGGCCTTCTATGGTATTTTTCCCATCTCAGACAACTCAAAAGGTGTTGGATGATATCATGGATTCTGCCAGAAGTGGAATTGGGCTGGCTGGGAGTGCTGCAACGGGAAATGTGGGACCAATTGTGGGTGCAATGGACATTGGCGAAAGCGATGATGCCTACTTGTTTCGAGTCTCTCTTCCTGGAGTTTCAAGGGATGAAA ATTTCAGTTGTGACATTGATACCGATGGCACGGTGTTCATAAAAGGAGTTACCACGACTGGTGAGAGTACAGTTTGCAAGCACTCTCAGATCTTCAGAATGCAAACACGGAATCTATGTCCTCCTGGTCACTTCTCCATCACCTTTCAGCTACCTGGTCCTGTTGATCGCCAACAGTTCAAAGGTAATTTTGGCATTGATGGGATGCTCGAGGGGATTGTAAAGAAAAGGTGA
- the LOC118060816 gene encoding increased DNA methylation 2 isoform X3, whose protein sequence is MDTSSQAANSLSTARSESFVDSSVIANNDQLFLLYFIIGNFFGPDVKEGPKKSLFQRAAEGLSTYLLEQLTGGYIKTEEIEHIYHYALRKAEKHLALKLSSLHQFFLGNLLASGTASYPHFPDMFPTHLHPHSLMDNRYQIVSNVIFINNPNTSHIGSKDIERFIRLTGLENLLLDRDAARFHSYLDGSALYDVIVHEAGPGVEWPPTSTHADGNLQARDLHVYDVQPLSCVPYRGLPPSHSCTTSLPARDSGKSAEESPRMVFLPSGAKKEEWSSLVAACKGGLALTGTAAMGQVQQTVGLVDIGECEDAYLFRVSLPGVRQDDNEFSCKIENDGKVLIKGITTTGEETVYRFSQKFEMLSRNLCSPGQFSVSFQLPGSVDPSQFSGKFGFDGILEVIVMKSM, encoded by the exons ATGGATACTTCATCTCAGGCTGCAAATTCTCTTTCGACTGCGAGATCAGAATCCTTTGTTGATTCAAGTGTCATAGCCAACAATGACCAACTTTTCCTCCTTTATTTCATCATCGGAAACTTTTTTGGGCCTGATGTGAAAGAAGGACCTAAAAAATCACTGTTTCAAAGAGCAGCTGAGGGGCTATCAACTTACTTATTAGAACAACTAACAGGAGGCTACATCAAAACTGAAGAAATAGAGCATATATACCACTATGCACTTCGAAAGGCAGAGAAGCATCTTGCTCTGAAATTATCCTCATTGCACCAATTCTTTCTAGGCAACCTACTTGCTTCTGGAACTGCCAGTTACCCTCATTTTCCCGATATGTTTCCAACCCACCTACATCCTCATTCACTAATGGATAATAGATACCAAATTGTGTCAAATGTGATATTCATCAACAACCCAAATACCTCCCATATTGGCTCAAAGGACATTGAGAGGTTTATAAGATTAACTGGGCTTGAGAATCTTCTGCTGGATAGAGATGCAGCAAGGTTTCACTCATATTTGGATGGCAGTGCTCTATATGATGTGATAGTGCATGAGGCTGGACCTGGTGTAGAATGGCCTCCCACAAGTACACATGCAGATGGCAACCTGCAAGCCAGGGATCTGCATGTCTATGATGTGCAACCTCTTAGCTGTGTGCCATATAGAGGTTTGCCTCCTTCTCACAGCTGTACAACATCTCTACCAGCCAGAGATTCTGGAAAATCTGCTGAAGAAAGTCCACGGATGGTTTTTCTTCCATCAGGGgcaaaaaaggaagagtggaGCAGTCTGGTGGCTGCGTGTAAAGGTGGACTTGCATTGACTGGTACTGCTGCAATGGGCCAGGTGCAACAGACTGTCGGGCTTGTTGATATTGGTGAGTGTGAAGATGCATACCTTTTCCGGGTGTCTCTTCCTGGAGTGAGACAAGACGACA ATGAATTCAGCTGCAAAATCGAAAATGATGGTAAGGTGCTGATAAAGGGCATCACAACAACAGGTGAGGAAACGGTGTACAGGTTCTCTCAAAAGTTTGAGATGCTATCCAGAAACCTCTGCTCACCGGGACAGTTTTCTGTTTCATTTCAACTGCCTGGTTCGGTTGATCCTAGTCAGTTTTCAGGCAAATTTGGCTTTGATGGGATTCTAGAGGTGATTGTCATGAAGAGCATGTAA
- the LOC118060818 gene encoding nuclear transcription factor Y subunit C-3, producing MDQQGYGTNPYQPNQMPAASNPGSVTGQPAGAQLEQHQLAYQQIHQQQQQQLQQQRQSFWTNQYKEIDKVTDFKNHSLPLARIKKIMKADEDVKMISAEAPVIFARACEMFILELTLQSWNHTEENKRRTLQKNDIAAAITRTDIFDFLVDIVPREDMKDEVLASIPRGTMPVGGPVDALPYCYMPHPHAPQVGPPGMIMGKPVTDPAMYAQQSHPYMAQHMWPQGPEQQQSPSDQ from the coding sequence ATGGATCAGCAAGGTTATGGAACAAATCCATATCAGCCAAACCAAATGCCTGCTGCCTCAAATCCTGGATCAGTTACTGGTCAGCCTGCAGGAGCTCAGCTTGAACAGCATCAGCTTGCCTATCAGCAGATCCaccagcaacagcaacagcaactcCAGCAACAACGCCAGTCTTTTTGGACAAATCAGTATAAAGAAATAGACAAAGTTACTGATTTCAAAAATCATAGTCTTCCCTTGGCAAGGATCAAGAAGATCATGAAGGCTGATGAGGATGTCAAGATGATATCAGCTGAGGCACCAGTTATATTCGCCAGGGCTTGTGAAATGTTTATTTTAGAGTTGACCTTGCAGTCTTGGAATCACACGGAGGAGAACAAGAGGAGGACACTACAGAAGAATGATATTGCTGCAGCTATCACTAGGACTGATATCTTTGATTTCCTGGTTGACATTGTACCTAGGGAGGATATGAAAGATGAAGTGCTTGCATCAATCCCAAGAGGAACAATGCCTGTTGGAGGGCCTGTTGATGCACTCCCTTACTGCTATATGCCACATCCACATGCACCTCAGGTCGGGCCACCTGGGATGATAATGGGCAAGCCTGTGACAGACCCAGCTATGTATGCCCAGCAATCTCACCCCTATATGGCACAGCATATGTGGCCACAGGGACCAGAGCAGCAGCAGTCACCCTCAGATCAGTAG
- the LOC118060814 gene encoding alpha-crystallin domain-containing protein 22.3 isoform X3, translating to MVSRASDIRRGNSVPKPINPHQQVLEVAPLNSVPYIGPPAPFGDRVGSSTPGVQSQTHRVESPTQGDVDAKPAEAGPSMVFFPSQTTQKVLDDIMDSARSGIGLAGSAATGNVGPIVGAMDIGESDDAYLFRVSLPGVSRDEKDFSCDIDTDGTVFIKGVTTTGESTVCKHSQIFRMQTRNLCPPGHFSITFQLPGPVDRQQFKGNFGIDGMLEGIVKKR from the exons ATGGTCTCCAGGGCTTCTGACATACGAAGAGGGAATAGTGTACCCAAGCCCATAAATCCTCATCAGCAGGTCCTTGAGGTGGCACCTCTCAACAGTGTGCCATATATTGGTCCTCCTGCTCCATTTGGTGATAGGGTTGGATCTTCAACCCCTGGAGTTCAATCTCAAACGCACAGGGTAGAATCTCCAACCCAAGGGGATGTGGATGCTAAACCTGCAGAAGCTGGGCCTTCTATGGTATTTTTCCCATCTCAGACAACTCAAAAGGTGTTGGATGATATCATGGATTCTGCCAGAAGTGGAATTGGGCTGGCTGGGAGTGCTGCAACGGGAAATGTGGGACCAATTGTGGGTGCAATGGACATTGGCGAAAGCGATGATGCCTACTTGTTTCGAGTCTCTCTTCCTGGAGTTTCAAGGGATGAAA AAGATTTCAGTTGTGACATTGATACCGATGGCACGGTGTTCATAAAAGGAGTTACCACGACTGGTGAGAGTACAGTTTGCAAGCACTCTCAGATCTTCAGAATGCAAACACGGAATCTATGTCCTCCTGGTCACTTCTCCATCACCTTTCAGCTACCTGGTCCTGTTGATCGCCAACAGTTCAAAGGTAATTTTGGCATTGATGGGATGCTCGAGGGGATTGTAAAGAAAAGGTGA
- the LOC118060814 gene encoding alpha-crystallin domain-containing protein 22.3 isoform X1 translates to MASPYRASDIRRGNSVPKPINPHQQVLEVAPLNSVPYIGPPAPFGDRVGSSTPGVQSQTHRVESPTQGDVDAKPAEAGPSMVFFPSQTTQKVLDDIMDSARSGIGLAGSAATGNVGPIVGAMDIGESDDAYLFRVSLPGVSRDEKDFSCDIDTDGTVFIKGVTTTGESTVCKHSQIFRMQTRNLCPPGHFSITFQLPGPVDRQQFKGNFGIDGMLEGIVKKR, encoded by the exons ATGGCTTCTCCATACAG GGCTTCTGACATACGAAGAGGGAATAGTGTACCCAAGCCCATAAATCCTCATCAGCAGGTCCTTGAGGTGGCACCTCTCAACAGTGTGCCATATATTGGTCCTCCTGCTCCATTTGGTGATAGGGTTGGATCTTCAACCCCTGGAGTTCAATCTCAAACGCACAGGGTAGAATCTCCAACCCAAGGGGATGTGGATGCTAAACCTGCAGAAGCTGGGCCTTCTATGGTATTTTTCCCATCTCAGACAACTCAAAAGGTGTTGGATGATATCATGGATTCTGCCAGAAGTGGAATTGGGCTGGCTGGGAGTGCTGCAACGGGAAATGTGGGACCAATTGTGGGTGCAATGGACATTGGCGAAAGCGATGATGCCTACTTGTTTCGAGTCTCTCTTCCTGGAGTTTCAAGGGATGAAA AAGATTTCAGTTGTGACATTGATACCGATGGCACGGTGTTCATAAAAGGAGTTACCACGACTGGTGAGAGTACAGTTTGCAAGCACTCTCAGATCTTCAGAATGCAAACACGGAATCTATGTCCTCCTGGTCACTTCTCCATCACCTTTCAGCTACCTGGTCCTGTTGATCGCCAACAGTTCAAAGGTAATTTTGGCATTGATGGGATGCTCGAGGGGATTGTAAAGAAAAGGTGA
- the LOC118060816 gene encoding increased DNA methylation 2 isoform X2, which translates to MIKFGLWPVKKCDWYSDLLYCKHMDTSSQAANSLSTARSESFVDSSVIANNDQLFLLYFIIGNFFGPDVKEGPKKSLFQRAAEGLSTYLLEQLTGGYIKTEEIEHIYHYALRKAEKHLALKLSSLHQFFLGNLLASGTASYPHFPDMFPTHLHPHSLMDNRYQIVSNVIFINNPNTSHIGSKDIERFIRLTGLENLLLDRDAARFHSYLDGSALYDVIVHEAGPGVEWPPTSTHADGNLQARDLHVYDVQPLSCVPYRGLPPSHSCTTSLPARDSGKSAEESPRMVFLPSGAKKEEWSSLVAACKGGLALTGTAAMGQVQQTVGLVDIGECEDAYLFRVSLPGVRQDDNEFSCKIENDGKVLIKGITTTGEETVYRFSQKFEMLSRNLCSPGQFSVSFQLPGSVDPSQFSGKFGFDGILEVIVMKSM; encoded by the exons ATGATAAAGTTTGGTTTGTGGCCAGTCAAGAAATGTGACTGGT ATTCCGATTTATTATATTGCAAACATATGGATACTTCATCTCAGGCTGCAAATTCTCTTTCGACTGCGAGATCAGAATCCTTTGTTGATTCAAGTGTCATAGCCAACAATGACCAACTTTTCCTCCTTTATTTCATCATCGGAAACTTTTTTGGGCCTGATGTGAAAGAAGGACCTAAAAAATCACTGTTTCAAAGAGCAGCTGAGGGGCTATCAACTTACTTATTAGAACAACTAACAGGAGGCTACATCAAAACTGAAGAAATAGAGCATATATACCACTATGCACTTCGAAAGGCAGAGAAGCATCTTGCTCTGAAATTATCCTCATTGCACCAATTCTTTCTAGGCAACCTACTTGCTTCTGGAACTGCCAGTTACCCTCATTTTCCCGATATGTTTCCAACCCACCTACATCCTCATTCACTAATGGATAATAGATACCAAATTGTGTCAAATGTGATATTCATCAACAACCCAAATACCTCCCATATTGGCTCAAAGGACATTGAGAGGTTTATAAGATTAACTGGGCTTGAGAATCTTCTGCTGGATAGAGATGCAGCAAGGTTTCACTCATATTTGGATGGCAGTGCTCTATATGATGTGATAGTGCATGAGGCTGGACCTGGTGTAGAATGGCCTCCCACAAGTACACATGCAGATGGCAACCTGCAAGCCAGGGATCTGCATGTCTATGATGTGCAACCTCTTAGCTGTGTGCCATATAGAGGTTTGCCTCCTTCTCACAGCTGTACAACATCTCTACCAGCCAGAGATTCTGGAAAATCTGCTGAAGAAAGTCCACGGATGGTTTTTCTTCCATCAGGGgcaaaaaaggaagagtggaGCAGTCTGGTGGCTGCGTGTAAAGGTGGACTTGCATTGACTGGTACTGCTGCAATGGGCCAGGTGCAACAGACTGTCGGGCTTGTTGATATTGGTGAGTGTGAAGATGCATACCTTTTCCGGGTGTCTCTTCCTGGAGTGAGACAAGACGACA ATGAATTCAGCTGCAAAATCGAAAATGATGGTAAGGTGCTGATAAAGGGCATCACAACAACAGGTGAGGAAACGGTGTACAGGTTCTCTCAAAAGTTTGAGATGCTATCCAGAAACCTCTGCTCACCGGGACAGTTTTCTGTTTCATTTCAACTGCCTGGTTCGGTTGATCCTAGTCAGTTTTCAGGCAAATTTGGCTTTGATGGGATTCTAGAGGTGATTGTCATGAAGAGCATGTAA
- the LOC118060817 gene encoding cation/calcium exchanger 5 yields MAFSSLPPLLNTIVAISITLISTLIFSKSQLYPTPSPQIPHRSLLAQNQDQNFTLSCTSLPSSNGFIDYLSLHFCLFKEKFLLSIPCLSLFVLLHFYVLIETAQSHFSIVTTKLTHHLNLSPSMGGVTLLALGNGAPDVFASLAAVRSGQYRTGFGAILSAGTFVSALVVGFVAIYAAPFNVDPASFIRDVGFYLLGALILFYVYLSGEIFFWQAVGFVAFYLFFVGFVFWMDLGSGSIPAAGCAGGDDRRDAREMDCERGGEVVVGSLAGEKEHSGCFERACGKISKVWEFPVSFLLKLTIPQSAPLEWNRSYISANIALCPVALLYACNSFMPLDHPIAFLFPNTHFPLWFIVLLASSSLAALHFILEKEPPKNEQISVVLVAFVMSVFWISAVAGELLNCLEALGILLEVPPSLLGLTVLAWGNSVGDLVADVAVAKAGQPAMAMAGCFAGPMFNMLVGLGSALVILTADVYPKAYKLHFHVGIVIAFVFLLFGLMGSLLVITWSRFRVPRFWGFCLVGLYVFFMAVSLVIAMFSG; encoded by the exons ATGGCCTTCTCCTCTCTCCCTCCTCTCCTAAACACCATTGTAGCAATCTCCATAACCCTCATCTCCACTCTCATTTTCTCAAAATCCCAACTTTACCCCACCCCGTCTCCTCAAATCCCCCATAGATCCCTCCTCGCTCAAAATCAAGATCAAAACTTTACTCTCTCTTGCACCTCTTTGCCCTCTTCAAATGGCTTTATTGACTACCTTTCCCTTCACTTTTGCCTCTTCAAAGAGAAGTTCTTGCTTTCAATTCCTTGCCTTTCATTATTCGTACTTCTTcatttttatgttcttattgAAACAGCACAATCCCATTTCTCTATAGTGACAACAAAGCTAACCCATCATTTAAATCTCTCTCCAAGTATGGGAGGTGTGACCCTTTTGGCTTTAGGTAATGGGGCACCTGATGTTTTTGCATCACTTGCTGCTGTTAGGTCAGGGCAATATAGAACTGGGTTTGGTGCTATATTGTCTGCTGGGACTTTTGTTTCTGCCCTTGTTGTTGGTTTTGTTGCTATTTATGCTGCACCATTTAATGTGGATCCTGCTTCTTTTATAAGAGATGTTGGGTTTTATTTGTTAGgtgctttgattttgttttatgtttatttgaGTGGGGAGATATTCTTTTGGCAGGCTGTCGGGTTTGTTgcgttttatttgtttttcgttGGGTTTGTGTTTTGGATGGATTTAGGAAGTGGTAGTATTCCTGCTGCTGGCTGTGCCGGTGGTGATGATAGAAGGGATGCAAGAGAAATGGATTGCGAAAGAGGTGGTGAAGTGGTTGTGGGGAGTTTGGCGGGTGAGAAGGAGCATTCGGGATGTTTTGAGAGGGCTTGTGGAAAG ATCTCAAAAGTATGGGAGTTTCCTGTCTCTTTTCTTCTGAAGCTCACAATTCCTCAAAGTGCACCTTTGGAATGGAACAGGTCCTACATATCTGCCAACATTGCTCTTTGCCCAGTAGCTCTTTTGTATGCTTGCAACTCATTCATGCCATTAGATCATCCCATTGCATTCCTCTTTCCAAACACTCATTTCCCTCTCTGGTTCATAGTACTTTTGGCAAGCTCTTCACTCGCAGCTCTGCACTTTATACTTGAAAAGGAACCCCCAAAGAACGAGCAAATATCGGTGGTGCTTGTGGCATTTGTAATGAGTGTCTTTTGGATATCTGCTGTTGCTGGTGAACTTCTCAACTGCCTGGAAGCACTTGGGATACTTCTTGAAGTGCCCCCATCTCTCCTTGGGCTTACAGTACTTGCTTGGGGAAACTCTGTGGGTGATCTAGTTGCTGATGTTGCAGTTGCCAAAGCTGGCCAGCCAGCTATGGCCATGGCTGGATGCTTTGCTGGACCAATGTTTAACATGCTTGTTGGTCTTGGATCAGCTTTGGTGATATTAACAGCTGATGTTTATCCAAAAGCTTATAAACTCCATTTCCACGTTGGTATTGTGATTGCATTTGTGTTTTTGCTTTTTGGACTGATGGGATCTCTGTTAGTCATCACTTGGTCCAGATTTCGGGTGCCTAGGTTTTGGGGTTTCTGCCTTGTTGGGCTTTATGTCTTTTTTATGGCAGTTAGCTTAGTCATAGCTATGTTCTCAGGGTGA
- the LOC118060816 gene encoding increased DNA methylation 2 isoform X1, translating into MAWLLLLAAKTTKRQTFSSFTIQNPEQTTTHYFVSLPLLSQPLFLTDSDLLYCKHMDTSSQAANSLSTARSESFVDSSVIANNDQLFLLYFIIGNFFGPDVKEGPKKSLFQRAAEGLSTYLLEQLTGGYIKTEEIEHIYHYALRKAEKHLALKLSSLHQFFLGNLLASGTASYPHFPDMFPTHLHPHSLMDNRYQIVSNVIFINNPNTSHIGSKDIERFIRLTGLENLLLDRDAARFHSYLDGSALYDVIVHEAGPGVEWPPTSTHADGNLQARDLHVYDVQPLSCVPYRGLPPSHSCTTSLPARDSGKSAEESPRMVFLPSGAKKEEWSSLVAACKGGLALTGTAAMGQVQQTVGLVDIGECEDAYLFRVSLPGVRQDDNEFSCKIENDGKVLIKGITTTGEETVYRFSQKFEMLSRNLCSPGQFSVSFQLPGSVDPSQFSGKFGFDGILEVIVMKSM; encoded by the exons ATGGCATGGCTTCTCTTACTAGCTGCCAAAACTACTAAAAGACAAACTTTCTCAAGTTTTACTATTCAAAACCCAGAACAAACAACAACCCATTATTTCGTTTCATTGCCTTTACTCTCTCAACCTCTCTTTCTTACTG ATTCCGATTTATTATATTGCAAACATATGGATACTTCATCTCAGGCTGCAAATTCTCTTTCGACTGCGAGATCAGAATCCTTTGTTGATTCAAGTGTCATAGCCAACAATGACCAACTTTTCCTCCTTTATTTCATCATCGGAAACTTTTTTGGGCCTGATGTGAAAGAAGGACCTAAAAAATCACTGTTTCAAAGAGCAGCTGAGGGGCTATCAACTTACTTATTAGAACAACTAACAGGAGGCTACATCAAAACTGAAGAAATAGAGCATATATACCACTATGCACTTCGAAAGGCAGAGAAGCATCTTGCTCTGAAATTATCCTCATTGCACCAATTCTTTCTAGGCAACCTACTTGCTTCTGGAACTGCCAGTTACCCTCATTTTCCCGATATGTTTCCAACCCACCTACATCCTCATTCACTAATGGATAATAGATACCAAATTGTGTCAAATGTGATATTCATCAACAACCCAAATACCTCCCATATTGGCTCAAAGGACATTGAGAGGTTTATAAGATTAACTGGGCTTGAGAATCTTCTGCTGGATAGAGATGCAGCAAGGTTTCACTCATATTTGGATGGCAGTGCTCTATATGATGTGATAGTGCATGAGGCTGGACCTGGTGTAGAATGGCCTCCCACAAGTACACATGCAGATGGCAACCTGCAAGCCAGGGATCTGCATGTCTATGATGTGCAACCTCTTAGCTGTGTGCCATATAGAGGTTTGCCTCCTTCTCACAGCTGTACAACATCTCTACCAGCCAGAGATTCTGGAAAATCTGCTGAAGAAAGTCCACGGATGGTTTTTCTTCCATCAGGGgcaaaaaaggaagagtggaGCAGTCTGGTGGCTGCGTGTAAAGGTGGACTTGCATTGACTGGTACTGCTGCAATGGGCCAGGTGCAACAGACTGTCGGGCTTGTTGATATTGGTGAGTGTGAAGATGCATACCTTTTCCGGGTGTCTCTTCCTGGAGTGAGACAAGACGACA ATGAATTCAGCTGCAAAATCGAAAATGATGGTAAGGTGCTGATAAAGGGCATCACAACAACAGGTGAGGAAACGGTGTACAGGTTCTCTCAAAAGTTTGAGATGCTATCCAGAAACCTCTGCTCACCGGGACAGTTTTCTGTTTCATTTCAACTGCCTGGTTCGGTTGATCCTAGTCAGTTTTCAGGCAAATTTGGCTTTGATGGGATTCTAGAGGTGATTGTCATGAAGAGCATGTAA